The Punica granatum isolate Tunisia-2019 chromosome 4, ASM765513v2, whole genome shotgun sequence genome has a window encoding:
- the LOC116203261 gene encoding WEB family protein At1g12150 — protein MVNNIRIKDNIQNSVESPRGEVGEIDTRAPFQSVKAAVSLFGEVALKRKPTIRKNKTSSENVIDKETQLLLARKEVGRIRQQLDSAETTKSRALSELEKAKRTVQDLTTKLNSAVESKRQAIEATEAVKHKAKHLERVKSQNQAGTKACKSELDTTREQYRKAAGELDAAKQELTKIRQDFDSTLDAKLAAFQQAAEAQRSAKVNTERVGELTREIQGMRESLEHLKATSLQAQAEQARIVEQKDRRLNECKAAKEEAEKKLTGLRREYDPELVRVLEAQLAEATEEIEVIQEEMKKVHASDMDSVKVVTMELNEATRTLQRVAEEEGSHRELVSDLRRELENMKKERVTLEEKIEKMESTTKELQEELERTQSTLKVAQKDESAVTEELLSTPRMLALEIEDARKEADEMRNQAERLRQEIAASLKAQEEAERELQVALAEAEQAKLAEKSAVGQVKELSGKTEAVGSSWIKMPVQEFDSLTRKVEESTNLAEMKLAAATFQMEAVNTKRNETEKKREAILKELEELKEATEAALKQAEMAEAAKKAIEGELNKRRQQEQDQVADEPY, from the exons ATCGACACAAGAGCTCCCTTTCAATCTGTGAAAGCGGCCGTCAGTTTATTCGGTGAAGTTGCACTTAAGAGGAAGCCCACCATCAGGAAGAACAAAACTTCTTCTGAG AATGTGATAGACAAGGAGACACAACTTCTCTTAGCCAGAAAGGAAGTAGGAAGAATCAGGCAGCAGTTGGATAGCGCCGAAACCACCAAGTCCCGGGCCCTCTCTGAGCTCGAGAAAGCCAAGAGGACTGTCCAGGATCTAACTACAAAGCTTAACTCGGCAGTGGAGTCCAAGCGACAGGCCATTGAGGCCACCGAGGCAGTGAAGCACAAGGCCAAGCACCTAGAGCGCGTCAAGTCCCAGAACCAGGCGGGTACCAAAGCCTGCAAATCCGAGCTTGACACCACCAGGGAACAGTACCGGAAAGCTGCAGGAGAGTTGGATGCTGCCAAGCAGGAGCTCACGAAGATTCGGCAGGACTTTGACTCGACTCTCGATGCAAAATTGGCAGCCTTCCAACAGGCGGCAGAGGCTCAGCGGTCAGCGAAAGTCAACACTGAGAGGGTCGGGGAGTTGACAAGGGAGATCCAGGGGATGCGGGAGTCGCTCGAGCACCTGAAGGCCACTTCCCTCCAGGCCCAGGCGGAGCAAGCGAGAATAGTCGAGCAGAAAGACCGGCGGCTTAATGAGTGCAAGGCTGCCAAGGAGGAGGCAGAGAAGAAGTTGACTGGCTTGAGGAGAGAGTACGACCCTGAGCTCGTGAGGGTCCTTGAGGCTCAGCTAGCTGAGGCAACTGAAGAGATCGAGGTCATTCAGGAGGAAATGAAGAAGGTCCATGCCTCTGATATGGACTCGGTGAAGGTTGTGACAATGGAGCTGAATGAAGCCACCAGGACTCTGCAGAGGGTCGCGGAGGAGGAAGGGTCGCACCGGGAGTTGGTGAGTGATCTAAGGAGGGAGTTGGAAAATATGAAGAAAGAGCGGGTCACACTCGAGGAGAAGATCGAGAAGATGGAGTCAACTACGAAGGAGCTCCAGgaggagcttgagaggacCCAGTCTACACTCAAGGTCGCTCAAAAGGACGAGAGTGCAGTCACTGAAGAGTTATTGTCGACCCCAAGGATGTTAGCACTAGAGATCGAGGATGCACGCAAGGAAGCTGACGAGATGAGGAACCAAGCAGAACGGCTCAGGCAGGAAATAGCAGCCAGCCTAAAAGCGCAGGAGGAGGCAGAGAGGGAGCTCCAAGTAGCACTGGCAGAAGCTGAGCAGGCTAAATTGGCAGAGAAGAGCGCGGTCGGGCAAGTCAAAGAACTCAGTGGAAAGACCGAGGCCGTGGGCAGCAGTTGGATAAAAATGCCAGTTCAGGAATTCGACTCATTGACCAGAAAAGTTGAGGAGTCCACGAATCTGGCAGAAATGAAGCTCGCAGCAGCAACCTTCCAGATGGAGGCAGTGAACACGAAGCGGAACGAGACCGAAAAGAAGAGGGAGGCAATACTGAAGGAGCTGGAGGAGTTGAAGGAGGCCACAGAGGCGGCTCTAAAGCAGGCGGAGATGGCAGAGGCCGCCAAAAAAGCCATCGAGGGCGAGCTGAACAAGCGACGTCAACAAGAACAGGATCAGGTGGCCGATGAACCTTATTAG